One window from the genome of Pedococcus badiiscoriae encodes:
- a CDS encoding response regulator transcription factor, which yields MAQETANGVAALVIEDDNVLGHQLTAGLAAQGYRSRWSRTGASGLAEAAAHRPDLVVLDLGLPDQDGIDVARNLRSSHPDLLLIILTARDADMDVVVGLDAGADDYLTKPVSLSVLLARLRAHLRSRPMARPAEPIAHGQLHIDTAARACTLAGAPVTLRPKEFDLLATLAASTGTALSREDLMSQVWDENWYGSTKTLDVTMVALRKKLDAAATAAGSRAPVITTLRGHGYRMELA from the coding sequence ATGGCCCAGGAAACCGCCAACGGTGTGGCCGCGCTCGTCATCGAGGACGACAACGTGCTCGGGCACCAGCTCACCGCCGGACTGGCGGCCCAGGGTTACCGTTCACGCTGGTCCCGCACCGGCGCCTCAGGTCTGGCCGAGGCAGCGGCGCACCGCCCGGACCTGGTCGTCCTCGACCTCGGCCTGCCCGACCAGGACGGCATCGACGTCGCCCGGAACCTGCGCAGCTCCCACCCCGACCTGCTCCTGATCATCCTCACCGCTCGGGATGCGGACATGGACGTCGTCGTGGGCCTCGACGCCGGGGCCGACGACTACCTCACCAAACCCGTCAGCCTCAGCGTCCTGCTGGCTCGGCTGCGCGCCCACCTTCGAAGCAGACCCATGGCCCGGCCCGCCGAACCGATCGCGCACGGCCAGCTCCACATCGACACGGCCGCCAGGGCCTGCACCCTCGCCGGTGCGCCAGTCACGTTGCGCCCCAAGGAGTTCGACCTGCTCGCCACTCTCGCAGCCTCCACGGGCACCGCCCTCAGTCGGGAGGACCTCATGTCCCAGGTCTGGGACGAGAACTGGTACGGCTCCACCAAGACCCTCGACGTGACGATGGTCGCGCTGCGAAAGAAGCTCGATGCTGCCGCCACGGCCGCAGGCTCCCGTGCACCCGTCATCACGACACTGCGGGGCCACGGCTACCGCATGGAACTGGCCTGA
- a CDS encoding FtsX-like permease family protein, which yields MTGTVVWLTGLMRRRGLRLLGTAAGIALAVGLTAALGGFIAASQATMTTRATHTVAVDWQVEVQRGAVPAGVLTTLRGTPGTATVQTVHLTKTTGLEATAAGSTQTTGPGVVLGLPAGYRSAFPAQLRQLAGSPEGPQLAQQTAANLHVAPGDHVIIGRPGSPPATITIAGVVDLPQADTLFQHVGAAAQSQATAPPDNVVLLPEPTFTTLFHGADVTTQFHVRRNAPLPAAPADAYSRVLATAHHFEAQTAGGALVGDNLAAALDAARGDAAYAQMLFLFLGLPGAVLACLLTAAVVGAGASRRRSEQALLRTRGLSTRAVIRLALAETVLVAALGCLVGLLLASATLALAARTGPRAELTWLWSAAAVALGVVAATATTLTPAVRDLRARTVTQTTAVVGRRTRLPWWLRTGLDLALVVAAVIVFWASSADNYTLVLAPEGIPSIAVSYWAFLGPALLWLGAAGLLTRIILTLLAHARPALTTGLRPLTGPLAPSGAASLSRQRPALARASVLLALALSFAASTATFNATYAQQAEADAQLTNGADVTVTEPPGASVPASAAAPLERTPGVRRVEPLQHRFAYVGADLQDLYGVNPATIASVTALQDAYFTGGTAKQLMTRLQTDPTSVLVSAETVKDFQLSPGDTLRLRLPDAHGGAARLVPFHFAGIVNEFPTAPKDSFFVANAAYVAKATGNAAVSTFLIDTGGTNQAQVAAAVRREVGSAAAVTDLTEARGKVGSSLTSVNLQGLTRIELGYAIVLAVAAGALVLALGLAERRRSMAIMTLLGARRRQLRGLVIGESTVILAGGLLGGAAIGTVLSHMLVKVLTGVFDPPPSHIAVPWSYLTGTTLAVVVALVAAAASGARASTRPAVEELRDL from the coding sequence CCACACCGTTGCGGTCGACTGGCAGGTCGAGGTGCAACGGGGGGCAGTCCCCGCCGGGGTCCTCACGACGCTGCGGGGCACGCCCGGCACGGCGACCGTGCAGACCGTGCACCTGACCAAGACCACCGGCCTGGAGGCGACCGCGGCGGGGAGCACCCAGACCACCGGGCCCGGGGTCGTCCTGGGCCTGCCTGCGGGGTACCGATCGGCCTTCCCGGCGCAGCTGCGACAGCTGGCCGGTAGCCCCGAGGGCCCGCAGCTGGCCCAGCAGACGGCCGCGAACCTGCACGTCGCCCCCGGGGACCACGTCATCATCGGCCGTCCCGGGTCGCCGCCTGCGACGATCACCATCGCCGGGGTCGTCGACCTGCCCCAGGCCGACACCCTCTTCCAACACGTCGGCGCGGCAGCGCAGTCGCAGGCGACCGCACCACCGGACAACGTGGTCCTGCTGCCCGAGCCCACCTTCACCACCCTGTTCCACGGCGCCGACGTGACCACCCAGTTCCACGTCCGGCGGAACGCCCCCCTACCCGCCGCCCCCGCCGACGCCTACAGCCGCGTGCTCGCGACGGCGCACCACTTCGAGGCCCAGACCGCCGGCGGCGCCCTGGTCGGCGACAACCTCGCCGCCGCCCTGGACGCGGCCCGCGGCGACGCGGCATACGCGCAGATGCTGTTCCTCTTCCTGGGACTGCCGGGTGCTGTCCTCGCCTGCCTGCTCACCGCCGCCGTGGTCGGCGCCGGCGCCTCCCGCCGCCGGTCCGAGCAAGCCCTGTTGCGCACCCGGGGCCTGTCCACTCGCGCCGTCATCAGGCTGGCGCTGGCCGAGACGGTCCTGGTCGCCGCCCTGGGATGCCTCGTCGGGCTCCTCCTCGCCAGCGCAACGCTCGCCCTGGCCGCCCGGACCGGCCCCCGCGCCGAGCTCACCTGGCTCTGGTCAGCTGCCGCCGTCGCCCTCGGGGTCGTGGCCGCGACGGCCACGACGCTCACGCCGGCAGTGCGTGACCTCCGTGCCCGCACCGTCACCCAGACCACCGCGGTCGTCGGGCGCCGAACCCGCCTCCCCTGGTGGCTTCGCACCGGACTCGACCTGGCCCTCGTCGTCGCCGCCGTCATCGTGTTCTGGGCGTCCTCCGCCGACAACTACACCCTCGTGCTGGCACCGGAGGGCATTCCCAGCATCGCGGTCTCCTACTGGGCGTTCCTCGGCCCAGCGCTGCTCTGGCTCGGGGCGGCGGGGCTGCTCACCCGCATCATCCTGACCCTCCTGGCCCACGCGCGCCCCGCCCTCACCACCGGCCTGCGACCCCTGACCGGGCCCCTCGCCCCGTCCGGTGCGGCCAGCCTCAGCAGACAACGACCGGCGCTGGCCAGGGCGAGTGTCCTGCTGGCACTGGCGTTGTCCTTCGCCGCCTCCACAGCCACCTTCAACGCGACCTACGCACAGCAGGCCGAGGCCGACGCCCAGCTCACCAACGGGGCAGACGTCACGGTCACCGAGCCGCCCGGCGCCAGCGTTCCCGCCAGTGCGGCCGCTCCACTGGAGAGGACCCCCGGGGTGCGGCGGGTCGAACCCCTGCAGCACCGCTTCGCCTACGTCGGGGCCGACCTGCAGGACCTGTATGGCGTCAATCCCGCGACCATCGCGTCGGTGACCGCCTTGCAGGACGCCTACTTCACCGGTGGCACGGCGAAGCAGCTCATGACCCGCTTGCAGACCGACCCCACCTCGGTCCTGGTCAGTGCCGAGACCGTCAAGGACTTCCAGCTGAGCCCGGGCGACACCCTCCGGCTGCGACTGCCCGACGCGCACGGCGGTGCCGCCCGCCTGGTGCCCTTCCACTTCGCGGGGATCGTCAACGAGTTCCCCACCGCCCCCAAGGACAGCTTCTTCGTCGCTAACGCCGCCTACGTCGCCAAGGCGACCGGCAATGCGGCCGTCAGCACGTTCCTCATCGACACCGGTGGGACCAACCAGGCCCAGGTCGCCGCCGCGGTACGTCGCGAGGTCGGCTCGGCGGCTGCGGTCACCGACCTCACCGAGGCCCGCGGCAAGGTCGGTTCCAGCCTCACCTCGGTCAACCTCCAGGGCCTGACGCGAATCGAGCTTGGCTACGCGATCGTCCTGGCCGTCGCCGCCGGCGCACTGGTCCTGGCCCTCGGCCTGGCCGAACGCCGACGGTCGATGGCCATCATGACCCTCCTGGGCGCCCGACGCCGTCAGCTCCGCGGCCTGGTGATCGGGGAGAGCACGGTCATCCTCGCTGGCGGTCTGCTCGGCGGCGCAGCCATCGGGACCGTCCTGTCCCACATGCTCGTCAAGGTGCTCACCGGGGTGTTCGACCCACCTCCCTCCCACATCGCGGTGCCGTGGAGCTACCTGACCGGCACCACCCTGGCTGTCGTCGTCGCGCTCGTCGCCGCGGCAGCGTCCGGGGCCCGCGCCAGCACCCGGCCCGCGGTGGAGGAGCTCCGAGACCTGTGA